The following coding sequences lie in one Haematobia irritans isolate KBUSLIRL chromosome 3, ASM5000362v1, whole genome shotgun sequence genomic window:
- the LOC142230762 gene encoding uncharacterized protein LOC142230762: MSLDKYIRLSDRLVEFEATLKDKRTPLTSKFVIEAYKVEAKDLWDRLKPVYEECLADMESEAYEEEQESGGSSKRSEERGSARAAEVEMVKSKFNSAFASYCRCVEHLGVLLQELTVTVPDVSPMPVQGFKLPPCEVPIFSGDYPSWPTFRDMFTAVCIQNPRLSPVEKLFHLYQRTKGEPNDIVRKLPLTNENFSIAWKNLTQRYENKRVLVNIQLKTLFNLPTISVESSSSLKGLQRDINGCIFLLKLHDIDIQSWDPIFVFVCCNRLPDVTLTLWEQTLEDKTQLPKWSDIDSFLTNRHRTLESVSEIRRKEGSTTNVGPKQISKNNSGSGGSGKTVKTFQNKVNEISCRLCPNEKHAFRKCPKFLGMNPNQRLKEIKKLSLCLNCFSKVHSVKNCTSKYTCFKCNQRHNTLLHRDQVPLNSVQSNRENSTAVTPLPTFNDHRLSSIQSTNTGSGVVQTCFSSQCKAVLLGTALVKVGHNGMTYMARALVDSGSEGTFISERLFHSLKLPSRRTSATVSGLNNTTSASVQRECMFDLTSNSDGVFQLSATALVVPHLSGNLPSRTFNPSVLIEIPDIPLADPRFFESSRIDLLIGGDLLPSVMLSGVRRQVCGTLVAQETVFGWILTGPIPNEVPEPSFKILSNFCEISLDKEISRFWEVEDLPRKTFLSTADQFCEDLYMSTTTRNSEGRYIVHLPFKNTSPRVVSIGESRKSAMAQFFRNESRLLRTPEFKVEYDKVVEEYETLGHMSEVSPPEPSDGSEYYYLPHHAVVRPDSTTTRVRVVFNASSPTSNGSSLNDILHAGPILQQDLIVLILRWRFYRYVFNGDITKMYRQILVHPDHRPFQRILFRKDPNDCIKDYQLDTVTFGVNCAPFLAIRTIRQLADDIRSTYPLASDILMNSMYVDDALAGGHCIVDAIESRDQLIAALKSAGFSMRKWTSNSKQVLPGLPPCQLLSEDFLEFDDRSVTKTLGIRWNASSDSFFFSTVDFPINSTYTKREVLSRISRLFDPAGWLAPCIILAKIIMQRIWAEGTKWDEKISSESLVSWKSFESSYPLINSIRIPRWVRYTPECKVQFHGFCDASEKAYAAALYIRIVEGESVSVHLVSCKTKVAPLKTISIPRLELCGATLLSEMIDHLIPQLRVPKYSISCWTDSTIVLSWLSKPPNFWSTFVANRVSKITQIICPANWYHVRSEFNPADMASRGMDPQGLKDNELWWNGPPWLSGPEKDWPRMSVDPSDTLEVEKRNIKVHFAYFANFNDILERFSSLPRAIRVVAYIYRFFFATHPKFRNNNHRDSTKISTAEVLMVQNRLIVMTQKATFPHEYLALSAKKQLSSNSPILSLNPFIDADGVIRISGRLESSPALSYNERHPILLPYNCQLSRLLVRFIHEISIHGGNQLVLRLIRSKYWIIKVKNLIKTTINKCKPCVIYKHKCQNQLMSALPPERSEISRPIILVDVVAYQKGTCVFVCFSTKAIHLEATSDLSTETFLAAFSRFVSRRGCPFMFTLTMVQTLWVHPNPWLKTSSKCRNKQSNPYMGFKV, translated from the exons ATGTCCCTTGATAAATACATCCGTCTATCCGATAGGCTGGTTGAGTTTGAGGCCACCTTAAAGGATAAAAGAACACCCCTGACTTCTAAATTCGTTATTGAGGCTTATAAAGTGGAGGCTAAAGATCTGTGGGACAGATTGAAGCCTGTCTATGAAGAATGCCTTGCAGATATGGAGAGCGAGGCTTATGAAGAGGAACAGGAGTCAGGGGGGTCTTCCAAAAGGAGTGAAGAAAGGGGTTCAGCGAGAGCAGCTGAAGTTGAAATGGTAAAGTCCAAATTTAATAGCGCTTTTGCTAGTTATTGTCGGTGTGTTGAGCATTTGGGGGTTTTGCTACAGGAATTAACAGTCACTGTCCCTGACGTGAGTCCAATGCCAGTACAAGGTTTTAAACTTCCACCTTGCGAAGTGCCAATTTTTAGTGGTGATTATCCCTCATGGCCGACGTTTAGGGATATGTTCACCGCTGTGTGTATCCAGAATCCCAGACTCAGcccagttgagaaattgtttcaTTTATACCAAAGGACTAAAGGGGAACCCAACGACATCGTGAGAAAGTTGCCCCtcactaatgaaaatttttccatcgcTTGGAAAAACCTCACTCAAAGATATGAGAACAAAAGAGTTTTAGTTAATATTCAATTGAAAACTCTTTTCAATTTACCCACTATTTCGGTTGAGTCCAGTAGTTCATTAAAAGGATTACAAAGAGATATTAACGGTTGTATATTCTTGTTAAAACTCCACGACATCGATATTCAAAGTTGGGAcccaatatttgtttttgtctgTTGTAATAGGCTCCCCGACGTTACATTGACTTTGTGGGAGCAGACACTTGAGGATAAAACTCAACTCCCAAAATGGTCTGATATTGATTCTTTTTTGACTAACCGTCACAGAACATTAGAATCAGTATCAGAGATTCGGAGGAAAGAGGGTAGTACCACGAATGTAGGTCCGAAACAGATTTCCAAGAATAATTCGGGTTCGGGAGGTAGCGGTAAGAcagtgaaaacatttcaaaacaaAGTCAACGAAATTTCGTGCCGCTTATGTCCAAACGAGAAACATGCTTTCAGAAAATGTCCTAAATTTCTGGGAATGAATCCAAACCAACGACTCAAGGAAATCAAGAAGTTGAGTCTATGCCTCAACTGTTTTTCGAAGGTACATTCGGTGAAGAATTGTACAAGTAAATACACATGTTTCAAATGCAATCAACGCCACAATACATTACTTCATCGCGATCAGGTTCCTCTTAACTCGGTCCAGTCAAACCGGGAGAATTCTACGGCTGTAACTCCTTTGCCAACTTTCAATGATCATAGGTTGTCCTCTATACAGTCCACTAATACTGGCAGTGGAGTTGTACAGACCTGTTTTTCGAGCCAATGTAAGGCTGTCCTTTTGGGTACTGCTTTGGTTAAAGTCGGTCATAATGGGATGACATACATGGCCCGCGCATTAGTGGATTCTGGATCGGAAGGAACTTTTATATCGGAACGATTGTTCCACAGCCTAAAACTTCCGTCCAGGCGAACATCGGCCACGGTATCGGGCCTGAACAATACTACTTCGGCTTCCGTTCAAAGGGAATGTATGTTCGATTTGACTTCCAACTCAGACGGCGTGTTCCAGCTATCCGCGACGGCCTTAGTTGTTCCTCATCTGTCTGGCAATCTGCCATCGCGAACTTTTAATCCTTCTGTGTTGATAGAAATACCGGATATACCTCTAGCGGATCCTCGGTTCTTTGAGAGCTCGAGGATCGACTTGCTGATAGGTGGGGACTTGCTCCCCTCAGTAATGTTGTCCGGTGTTAGGCGACAAGTTTGTGGTACCTTAGTTGCACAGGAaacagtttttgggtggatcctTACGGGTCCCATCCCGAATGAAGTTCCCGAACCATCTTTtaagattttatccaatttctgCGAAATCTCCTTAGACAAAGAAATTTCTCGTTTTTGGGAGGTGGAAGACCTTCCACGGAAGACTTTTCTGTCTACTGCTGATCAATTTTGTGAGGACTTATATATGTCCACGACTACTAGGAATTCGGAGGGCCGATACATAGTCCATCTCCCTTTTAAGAACACGTCCCCCCGGGTTGTAAGTATTGGCGAATCCCGAAAAAGCGCTATGGCGcaattttttcgaaatgaaTCCCGTCTTCTACGAACTCCCGAATTCAAAGTGGAGTACGATAAGGTGGTTGAAGAATATGAAACTTTAGGTCATATGTCCGAAGTATCTCCGCCTGAGCCCTCCGATGGTTCCGAATATTATTATCTTCCGCATCATGCAGTTGTAAGGCCAGATAGCACAACGACAAGAGTCCGGGTTGTCTTCAATGCTTCTTCACCCACATCCAATGGGTCAAGCCTGAATGACATTTTGCATGCAGGTCCTATATTGCAACAGGATCTTATAGTACTTATCCTTAGGTGGAGATTCTATCGTTATGTCTTTAATGGAGACATAACAAAGATGTATAGACAAATATTAGTCCATCCTGACCATAGACCATTCCAAcgcattttatttcgaaaggatCCAAACGACTGTATCAAGGATTATCAACTTGATACGGTCACTTTCGGTGTAAACTGTGCACCATTTCTGGCCATTAGGACAATTAGACAATTAGCAGATGATATCCGTTCAACATATCCCCTTGCATCAGATATACTTATGAATTCGATGTATGTCGACGACGCTTTGGCAGGTGGACATTGCATTGTCGATGCAATTGAATCCAGGGACCAATTAATAGCCGCTTTGAAGTCCGCCGGTTTTTCAATGAGAAAATGGACCTCCAATTCGAAGCAAGTTCTTCCAGGTCTTCCTCCATGTCAACTTCTCTCTGAAGATTTCCTAGAATTTGATGATCGGAGTGTAACGAAAACATTAGGAATACGCTGGAATGCTTCATCCGACTCATTCTTCTTTTCGACGGTTGATTTTCCAATTAATTCCACCTACACGAAGAGGGAAGTGCTTTCACGAATATCAAGACTTTTTGATCCAGCTGGCTGGCTAGCTCCATGCATTATTCTGGCAAAGATAATAATGCAACGGATCTGGGCCGAGGGTACAAAATGGGATGAGAAGATTTCGTCCGAATCATTAGTCAGCTGGAAGTCTTTTGAGTCCTCGTACCCATTGATAAACAGTATTAGAATTCCTCGTTGGGTTCGGTACACACCAGAGTGCAAAGTTCAATTCCATGGGTTTTGCGACGCCTCTGAAAAGGCGTACGCAGCAGCCCTTTACATTCGCATAGTCGAAGGCGAATCCGTTTCAGTCCACTTAGTCTCATGCAAGACTAAAGTGGCGCCGCTCAAAACAATCTCAATTCCGAGGCTCGAACTTTGCGGGGCTACACTTCTTTCAGAGATGATCGACCACCTTATTCCACAGCTTCGTGTTCCCAAGTATTCAATTTCGTGTTGGACCGACTCGACTATTGTCTTGTCGTGGCTAAGCAAGCCTCCCAATTTTTGGTCAACTTTTGTCGCTAACCGGGTGTCGAAAATTACGCAAATTATATGTCCGGCAAACTGGTACCATGTAAGATCGGAATTCAATCCAGCTGACATGGCTAGTAGAGGAATGGATCCGCAGGGTCTCAAGGATAACGAATTGTGGTGGAATGGACCACCATGGCTTAGTGGTCCGGAAAAGGACTGGCCACGAATGAGCGTCGACCCTTCTGATACATTAGAGGTCGAAAAGAGAAACATAAAGGTTCATTTCGCCTATTTTGCGAACTTCAATGATATACTTGAGAGGTTTTCCTCACTTCCTAGAGCGATCCGAGTTGTTGCCTATATATACCGTTTTTTCTTTGCCACTCATCCGAAATTTCGTAATAATAATCACCGAGATTCAACAAAGATTTCCACGGCCGAAGTTTTGATGGTTCAAAACAGACTCATTGTCATGACACAAAAAGCGACCTTTCCGCATGAATACTTAGCCCTATCTGCAAAGAAACAACTATCATCAAATAGCCCCATATTAAGTTTGAATCCATTTATTGATGCGGACGGCGTCATTCGGATTAGTGGTAGACTCGAGTCATCTCCAGCCTTGTCGTATAACGAGAGACACCCCATCCTCCTTCCTTACAATTGCCAATTATCTCGTTTATTAGTAAGATTTATTCACGAAATCTCCATCCATGGGGGGAATCAATTGGTTCTCAGACTTATACGCTCTAAATATTGGATCATTAAGGTTAAAAACTTGATCAAGACAACTATTAACAAGTGTAAACCTTGCGTCATCTATAAACACAAGTGTCAGAATCAGCTAATGTCCGCACTGCCCCCAGAAAGATCCGAAATTTCAAGACC CATTATACTGGTCGATGTTGTCGCATATCAAAAGGGTACGTGTGTGTTTGTATGCTTCTCCACAAAAGCAATCCATTTGGAGGCCACCTCGGATCTCTCCACAGAGACCTTTCTTGCTGCGTTTAGTAGATTTGTCTCCAGAAGGGGTTGTCCCTTCATGTTCACTCTGACAATGGTACAAACTTTGTGGGTGCATCCAAATCCTTGGCTAAAGACTTCGTCCAAATGTCGCAACAAACAGTCCAATCCATATATGGGTTTCAAGGTCTAA
- the LOC142230763 gene encoding uncharacterized protein LOC142230763 translates to MGGLWEAGVKSFKTHFRKVAGQFKHTFEEFQTLLTRIEACLNSRPLCPISEEPSDLSALTPGHFLIGTPILVPVDPDLRDSATSLINRWQRVKVLHQNFCLRWKEEYLKELHKRYKWKRPTENICNDMMVVIKDENLPPTAWRLGRVVKVHPGPDGRVRVADILTAKGTITRPIVKLVVLSNDS, encoded by the coding sequence ATGGGAGGTCTCTGGGAGGCTggagtaaaaagttttaaaacccATTTTCGCAAGGTAGCCGGTCAATTCAAACATACATTCGAGGAGTTTCAGACATTACTTACAAGAATTGAAGCATGCCTAAATTCCCGCCCATTATGTCCTATCTCCGAGGAGCCGTCCGACCTCTCCGCCCTTACACCTGGTCATTTCCTAATCGGAACTCCAATTCTAGTACCTGTGGACCCAGATCTTAGAGATTCCGCAACTTCTTTGATTAACCGATGGCAGCGAGTGAAAGTACTCCATCAAAATTTCTGCCTACGGTGGAAAGAGGAGTACCTAAAGGAGCTCCATAAGCGCTACAAGTGGAAGAGACCCACCGAAAATATATGTAACGACATGATGGTTGTCATTAAGGATGAGAATTTGCCCCCTACAGCTTGGCGTTTGGGCAGAGTTGTGAAAGTTCACCCAGGGCCGGATGGCCGCGTCCGTGTCGCGGACATTCTGACCGCAAAGGGAACTATAACACGGCCAATTGTTAAATTAGTTGTTCTTTCCAACGATtcctag